One genomic segment of Allocatelliglobosispora scoriae includes these proteins:
- a CDS encoding class I SAM-dependent methyltransferase, producing MSGSDDYVSLRETFNEDAERYDRARPRYPELIFDDLLAAGVAPGARVLEIGCGTGQATVPLAERGYRIVAVELGADLAAVARRNLAGFDSVEVVTAAFEEWSLPGEPFDVVFSATAFHWIDPAVRVSKSADALRLGGLLATVGTHHIAGGTWTEAFFVEIQKLYERFDPSTPPGLRLTGAQDIAEDDRELTSSERFGPASFHRYEWELPYSTAEYLDLLLTYSGHRALPDPQQSALLNSIARLIDVNYGGQVVKRYLTELRLAERVR from the coding sequence GTGAGCGGTAGCGATGACTATGTGAGTCTGCGAGAGACTTTCAACGAGGATGCTGAACGGTATGACCGTGCGCGGCCCCGGTACCCGGAACTGATATTCGATGATCTCCTTGCGGCCGGAGTGGCGCCCGGGGCGAGGGTGTTGGAGATCGGCTGTGGCACTGGGCAGGCGACCGTGCCGCTGGCGGAACGGGGCTACCGGATCGTGGCCGTCGAGTTGGGCGCGGACCTGGCCGCTGTGGCTCGACGAAATCTCGCCGGATTCGACTCGGTGGAGGTCGTGACGGCAGCGTTCGAGGAGTGGTCCTTGCCGGGGGAACCGTTCGACGTGGTCTTCTCCGCGACGGCGTTTCACTGGATCGATCCGGCCGTGCGGGTGTCGAAGTCTGCTGACGCCTTGCGTCTCGGTGGTCTGCTGGCCACCGTGGGAACCCACCACATCGCCGGTGGCACCTGGACCGAGGCGTTCTTCGTGGAGATTCAGAAGCTTTACGAGCGCTTCGATCCGTCGACCCCGCCGGGCCTGCGTCTTACGGGTGCTCAAGACATCGCGGAGGATGATCGGGAGCTGACCTCGTCGGAGCGGTTCGGGCCTGCGAGCTTCCACCGATACGAGTGGGAGTTGCCGTACTCGACGGCGGAGTACCTGGATCTTCTGTTGACCTACTCCGGCCACCGTGCCTTGCCGGACCCGCAGCAGAGCGCATTGCTGAACTCCATCGCGCGGCTCATAGACGTCAACTACGGGGGCCAGGTCGTCAAGCGCTACCTGACGGAGCTGAGGCTCGCCGAGCGTGTCCGGTGA
- a CDS encoding SIMPL domain-containing protein, with translation MQMIERPWGVSAYGAASVKALPDLVRVRFQIVRTEQTPSAAFEAASAAIRSVRGVLRDKGVPDAAVDGSRLDLTTAWTHRDGVRVFLGYRCQAGFAAESSHLDDVESLLIDLVAVGARDIEGVDFDVAAKRDLRADARRKAVAAARQ, from the coding sequence ATGCAGATGATCGAACGGCCGTGGGGTGTCAGCGCCTACGGCGCGGCGAGCGTGAAGGCCCTGCCCGACCTCGTCCGGGTCCGGTTCCAGATCGTCCGAACGGAGCAGACGCCGTCCGCCGCATTCGAGGCCGCCAGCGCCGCCATTCGCAGCGTGCGGGGTGTGCTGCGGGACAAGGGCGTCCCGGATGCCGCCGTCGACGGGTCCCGGCTGGACCTCACGACGGCCTGGACCCATCGGGACGGAGTACGGGTATTCCTGGGCTACCGGTGCCAGGCGGGGTTTGCGGCGGAGTCGTCGCATCTGGACGACGTGGAGTCGTTGCTGATCGACCTTGTCGCAGTCGGCGCCCGCGACATCGAAGGAGTGGACTTCGATGTCGCTGCCAAGCGCGATCTCCGCGCCGATGCCCGCCGAAAGGCGGTCGCGGCCGCCCGCCAGTAG
- a CDS encoding dihydrofolate reductase family protein codes for MAKLIYSMITSLDGYAEAAEGGLGTGADDQEVHTFVNDLFRPVGTYLYGRRMYETMVYWETAHTVPDQPPHILQYAHDWQAAEKVVYSTTLDSVSSAKTRIERTFDPDAVRALKAEAEHDLTVDGPNLAAQAIKAGLVDEYHLFITTSVVGGGKRFFPDGVRLDLDLVEERAFASGLIYARYRTR; via the coding sequence ATGGCGAAGCTCATCTATTCGATGATCACCTCACTCGACGGCTACGCCGAGGCGGCGGAGGGCGGCCTCGGCACCGGGGCCGACGACCAGGAGGTGCACACCTTCGTCAACGACCTCTTCCGCCCGGTCGGCACGTACCTCTACGGGCGGCGGATGTACGAGACGATGGTCTACTGGGAGACCGCGCACACCGTGCCCGACCAGCCGCCGCACATCCTGCAGTACGCCCATGACTGGCAGGCCGCGGAGAAGGTCGTGTACTCCACGACGCTGGACTCGGTGTCCAGCGCGAAGACCAGGATCGAGCGGACCTTCGACCCGGACGCGGTACGCGCGCTCAAGGCCGAAGCCGAACACGACCTCACCGTCGACGGACCGAACCTCGCAGCCCAGGCGATCAAGGCCGGCTTGGTGGACGAATACCACCTGTTCATCACCACCAGCGTGGTCGGCGGCGGCAAGCGGTTCTTCCCCGACGGCGTGCGTCTGGACCTCGATCTGGTCGAGGAGCGTGCGTTCGCCAGCGGACTGATCTACGCGCGCTACCGCACCCGCTGA
- a CDS encoding AfsR/SARP family transcriptional regulator, with translation MLGSVEVWSGETSVPLGGAKPKALLALLMLERGHVVATHRLIDIIWGEDPPETVRSLIQVYVSTLRRNLADHGLPDVIVTQAPGYVLQVPAEAVDRDVFLRLVEQSRTVTGAQRVGLLRMALELWRGPALGGLEQAVLVSEALRLEQQRLSATEERIAAELELGLHDQLVGELARLVAQHPANERLRGQFMLALQRQGKQADALATFRECREHLAQELGLDPGPELVALHEGILRGDLQQRQHRVPTQLPRVPDDFTGRSEEITVLTRPGRSRLQIIAGQGGCGKSALAAHVARSLASWYPDGQLHAELRGMSDNPAEPAEVLARFLRALGVEAGRIPESTVERAELFRGLLEGRRVLILLDDARNLAQIQPLIPATPQSSVLITSRDRLTGLAGAQLTELGVLAAGEAIELLSHVVGEQRVRQDLDAARQIVGHCGGLPLAIRIAGARLASRGRLPLSWLADRLADETRRLDELSIQDMGVRASIELSHQALDSVSKLALGRIGFFGVPDFAAWTVGWLTGVSEADAEDVIERLVDAQLVEFSGVDRLGNLRYGLHDLVRIWARENAEATEPLEQLRASVTRVLIGWLSYVDRAAKETQPDDIRWRVTRDHGVVGPPLDDPRAWFEAEQICMVAGVERAAALGLHELACDFAPEQYSAVLSGANRFDTRARIIDAVLNAARTAGDLRIEAVMTAEMGQLRYLHDRFDESRLLFREALGRFRELGDERGQAATLAGLGAACRESGFLLEALHFLDQAVGLLRGLDDDIGIGYAQRLAGSVRLEAGDFSQALADLQEALSCYQRAGSRRGEALTLRTLGLFHRALGNYAESIELCGRSRQIFSDLGDELLEAFAVRAMCKARFRLDPSDDVREELEWALEVSRTMEDRWGQGATLRVLGEWYLARGELDQAEAQLIAAREVLSVLEAPLWTARTEHDLSLVYAAQGRTDLSAELESRALSAFHDRNAREYAELTGTKPSG, from the coding sequence TTGCTCGGCTCGGTTGAGGTGTGGTCTGGCGAGACGTCGGTGCCGCTCGGCGGGGCGAAACCGAAGGCGTTGCTGGCGCTGCTCATGCTCGAACGAGGCCATGTCGTGGCCACCCACCGCCTGATCGACATCATCTGGGGCGAGGATCCGCCGGAGACGGTTCGGTCGCTGATCCAGGTGTACGTCTCGACGCTGCGCCGCAACCTGGCCGACCACGGCCTGCCTGACGTGATCGTCACCCAGGCGCCGGGCTACGTGTTGCAGGTTCCCGCCGAGGCGGTGGACCGAGACGTTTTCCTGCGCCTGGTCGAGCAGAGCCGTACGGTGACGGGAGCCCAGCGGGTCGGGCTGCTGCGCATGGCACTGGAGCTGTGGCGGGGCCCGGCGCTGGGCGGGCTGGAGCAGGCGGTGCTGGTGAGCGAGGCGCTCCGCCTGGAGCAGCAGCGACTGTCCGCCACGGAGGAGCGGATCGCCGCAGAGCTGGAGCTCGGACTCCACGACCAGCTCGTCGGCGAGCTCGCCAGGTTGGTGGCCCAGCACCCGGCCAACGAGCGATTGCGTGGGCAGTTCATGCTCGCGTTGCAGCGGCAGGGCAAGCAGGCCGACGCGCTGGCCACCTTCCGCGAGTGCCGCGAACACCTCGCCCAGGAGCTGGGGTTGGACCCCGGGCCTGAACTGGTCGCGCTGCATGAGGGCATCTTGCGTGGGGACCTTCAGCAAAGGCAGCATCGGGTACCCACCCAGCTTCCCCGCGTACCGGATGATTTCACCGGCCGAAGCGAGGAGATCACCGTCCTGACCCGCCCGGGTCGAAGCAGGCTGCAGATCATCGCCGGGCAGGGTGGCTGCGGCAAGTCGGCCTTGGCAGCTCACGTCGCCAGGTCCCTGGCATCGTGGTATCCCGATGGCCAGTTGCATGCCGAGCTGCGCGGAATGAGTGACAACCCGGCCGAGCCCGCTGAGGTGCTGGCGCGCTTTCTGCGAGCGTTGGGCGTGGAGGCGGGCCGGATACCGGAGTCCACCGTCGAGCGGGCCGAGCTGTTCCGGGGCCTGCTGGAGGGCAGGCGGGTGTTGATCCTGCTCGACGATGCGCGCAACCTGGCTCAGATCCAGCCGCTCATACCGGCGACACCGCAGAGCTCAGTGCTGATCACGTCTCGGGACCGGCTCACCGGTCTGGCCGGGGCGCAGCTGACCGAACTCGGCGTCCTCGCTGCGGGGGAGGCGATCGAGCTGCTCAGCCACGTGGTCGGGGAACAGCGTGTGCGCCAGGACCTTGATGCGGCGCGGCAGATTGTGGGGCATTGCGGTGGGCTCCCGCTCGCGATCCGCATCGCCGGTGCCCGGCTCGCCAGCCGCGGCCGACTGCCGCTGAGCTGGCTGGCCGATCGGCTCGCCGATGAGACACGCAGGCTCGATGAGCTGTCCATCCAGGATATGGGCGTACGGGCAAGCATCGAGCTGAGCCACCAGGCCCTCGACTCGGTGAGCAAACTGGCGCTGGGTCGGATCGGATTCTTCGGCGTACCCGACTTCGCGGCGTGGACCGTGGGCTGGCTTACCGGGGTGTCTGAGGCGGACGCGGAAGATGTGATCGAGCGCCTGGTCGATGCCCAGCTCGTCGAGTTCTCGGGAGTGGATCGGCTGGGCAACCTGCGCTACGGCCTGCACGACCTGGTCCGCATCTGGGCCAGGGAGAACGCAGAGGCTACCGAGCCGCTCGAACAGTTACGAGCCTCGGTGACCAGGGTCCTGATCGGCTGGCTGTCCTATGTAGATCGTGCCGCCAAGGAGACGCAGCCTGACGACATTCGCTGGCGGGTGACGCGAGATCACGGTGTGGTCGGTCCGCCGCTGGACGACCCGCGCGCCTGGTTCGAAGCGGAGCAGATCTGCATGGTGGCCGGGGTGGAACGGGCGGCGGCGCTGGGTCTGCACGAGCTGGCCTGCGACTTCGCGCCCGAGCAGTACTCGGCCGTGCTGAGCGGGGCCAATCGCTTCGACACCCGCGCCCGGATCATCGACGCGGTGCTCAACGCGGCCCGCACCGCCGGGGACCTGCGCATCGAGGCGGTGATGACCGCAGAGATGGGCCAGTTGCGCTACCTGCACGACCGGTTCGACGAGTCACGCCTGCTGTTCCGGGAGGCACTCGGGCGCTTTCGCGAGCTGGGTGACGAGCGTGGGCAGGCAGCCACCTTGGCCGGGCTGGGCGCGGCATGCCGCGAATCGGGCTTCCTGCTGGAAGCACTGCACTTTCTGGACCAGGCGGTCGGCCTGCTGCGGGGTCTCGACGACGACATCGGGATCGGCTATGCCCAGCGCCTAGCCGGATCGGTGCGCCTGGAAGCAGGTGATTTCAGCCAGGCCCTGGCAGACCTGCAGGAGGCCCTGAGCTGCTACCAGCGGGCAGGTAGCCGCCGCGGCGAGGCGCTGACGCTACGCACGCTCGGGCTCTTCCATCGGGCTCTGGGCAACTACGCCGAGTCGATCGAGCTGTGCGGCCGATCGCGACAGATATTCAGCGATCTCGGCGACGAACTGTTGGAGGCCTTCGCCGTGCGGGCCATGTGCAAGGCACGCTTCCGGCTTGACCCGAGCGACGACGTACGCGAAGAGCTCGAATGGGCGCTGGAGGTCAGCCGGACGATGGAGGACCGCTGGGGGCAGGGCGCGACGCTGCGCGTACTCGGCGAGTGGTATCTGGCCCGAGGCGAGCTGGACCAAGCCGAGGCCCAGCTCATCGCGGCCAGGGAGGTTCTATCGGTTTTGGAGGCCCCGCTGTGGACGGCGCGCACCGAACACGACCTGTCCCTGGTGTACGCCGCGCAGGGCAGAACGGACCTGTCGGCGGAGCTTGAATCGCGAGCACTGAGCGCCTTCCACGACCGCAATGCGCGGGAGTATGCCGAGCTCACCGGCACTAAACCGAGCGGTTAA
- a CDS encoding FG-GAP repeat domain-containing protein gives MTNKALTRVLTTALAAIAAAAFGIVGGAASSMTATPQAAHAASSLGGQISRQEILDRAAHWLSTNPVTYNPNATDKWDVGNTRMYRRDCSGLIDMAWHLNADPNSVGLGTSTYANPVAKQDLKAGDILTVGGSGPSGHVVLFARWAPAYPTFEYYSFGSNDVKYRTASLTSGTIDSWTATNYSAFGYKNVVDTYNGHIPVAGDWNGDGTTTIGSWDTASSTFYLKNSNSSGAADYVFGYGCSGCGDIPVAGDWNGDGIDTIGIFRPSSGQFYLKNSNSSGTADYIFSYGGAGHYPVVGDWNGDGIDTIGTYVASAATFYLHNSNSAGTADYVFGYGGGGHKPVVGDWNNDGIDTIGTYVPSAGTFYLHNSNSAGTADYVIAYGGGSHVPVAGDWNGDGVTSIGTWETGGHTFYLKNSNSAGTADYVFGYGSAGSGAPYPY, from the coding sequence ATGACAAACAAAGCGCTTACCCGAGTCCTCACCACCGCATTGGCCGCCATTGCCGCAGCCGCCTTCGGCATCGTCGGCGGGGCCGCCTCCAGCATGACGGCGACTCCGCAGGCCGCCCACGCCGCGTCCTCGCTCGGCGGACAGATCAGCCGCCAGGAGATCCTCGACCGCGCCGCGCACTGGCTCAGCACCAACCCGGTGACCTACAACCCGAATGCCACCGACAAATGGGACGTCGGCAATACGAGAATGTATCGACGCGACTGCTCCGGGCTCATCGACATGGCCTGGCACCTCAATGCCGACCCGAACTCGGTCGGCCTGGGAACGAGCACCTACGCCAATCCGGTCGCCAAGCAGGATCTGAAGGCAGGCGACATCCTGACCGTCGGCGGAAGCGGCCCCAGCGGACACGTGGTGCTCTTCGCCCGGTGGGCACCGGCGTATCCAACCTTCGAGTACTACTCGTTCGGCAGCAACGACGTCAAATACCGCACCGCCAGCCTCACGTCGGGCACCATCGATTCGTGGACCGCCACCAACTACAGCGCGTTCGGGTACAAGAACGTTGTCGACACCTACAACGGACACATCCCGGTAGCCGGGGACTGGAACGGTGACGGCACCACCACCATCGGCAGCTGGGACACCGCGTCGAGCACCTTCTACCTGAAGAACTCCAACAGCTCCGGTGCCGCTGACTACGTGTTCGGCTACGGCTGCAGCGGGTGCGGTGACATCCCGGTGGCCGGCGACTGGAACGGCGACGGCATCGACACCATCGGCATCTTCCGGCCCAGCTCAGGCCAGTTCTACCTGAAGAACTCCAACAGCTCCGGCACCGCCGACTACATCTTCAGCTACGGCGGCGCGGGGCACTACCCGGTGGTCGGCGACTGGAACGGCGACGGCATCGACACCATCGGCACCTACGTGGCCAGCGCGGCCACGTTCTACCTGCACAACTCCAACAGTGCCGGCACCGCCGACTACGTCTTCGGCTACGGCGGCGGCGGGCACAAGCCGGTGGTCGGCGACTGGAACAACGACGGCATCGACACCATCGGCACCTACGTACCCAGCGCGGGCACCTTCTACCTGCACAACTCCAACAGCGCCGGCACCGCCGACTACGTCATCGCCTACGGCGGCGGCAGCCACGTCCCGGTCGCCGGCGACTGGAACGGCGATGGCGTCACCAGCATCGGGACCTGGGAGACCGGCGGCCACACGTTCTACCTGAAGAACTCCAACAGTGCCGGCACCGCCGACTACGTCTTCGGCTACGGCTCGGCCGGTTCGGGTGCCCCGTACCCCTACTAG